A single genomic interval of Rhodothermia bacterium harbors:
- the mutY gene encoding A/G-specific adenine glycosylase codes for MPQQNVSAEDERTKTLITPYFHKNLLEWFKDNARDLPWRRTKDPYHIWLSEMMLQQTRVDQAMPYYLAFIDAFPTVYHLAEAPLDAVLKCWEGLGYYARARNLHKAALKIAMEHQGVFPKTEKEALALPGVGPYSAAAVLSIAYQVPLAVLDGNVMRVLTRVLSFEADIRQPIHRAILQDWANLILNHRSPDKHNEAIMELGATICTPKKPLCPKCPLQPTCKAYQNNRQNELPFSSKKPKVPHFQIAVGVVFNDAGQILINRRPDEGLLGGLWEFPGGKQELSESLEETCKRELAEELGIEVSIRQKLVVVNHAYTHFKITLHAFLCTLSKGDPISTNGQPIQWVKESELDQFAFPKANNKVIDALKTRKITPTFFDETQL; via the coding sequence ATGCCACAGCAAAATGTTTCGGCGGAAGATGAACGCACAAAAACACTTATAACACCCTATTTCCACAAAAACCTTCTTGAGTGGTTTAAAGATAACGCACGAGATTTACCCTGGAGGCGCACCAAAGACCCCTATCACATCTGGCTGTCGGAGATGATGCTTCAACAAACGCGGGTAGATCAGGCTATGCCCTATTACCTTGCTTTTATAGATGCGTTCCCCACTGTTTATCATCTAGCCGAGGCTCCACTTGATGCTGTTTTGAAGTGTTGGGAAGGGTTGGGTTATTATGCACGCGCACGAAATCTACACAAGGCCGCCCTAAAAATTGCAATGGAGCACCAAGGGGTTTTTCCGAAAACCGAAAAGGAAGCCTTGGCATTGCCGGGTGTTGGGCCGTACTCGGCAGCAGCTGTACTTTCCATAGCTTATCAGGTTCCTTTGGCTGTTTTGGATGGCAATGTTATGAGGGTTTTGACACGGGTTTTATCTTTTGAGGCGGATATTCGCCAGCCCATTCACAGGGCAATACTGCAAGATTGGGCTAATCTCATACTCAATCATAGGTCTCCGGACAAACATAATGAAGCGATAATGGAATTGGGCGCAACTATTTGTACCCCTAAAAAGCCCTTGTGCCCCAAGTGTCCTTTGCAGCCAACGTGTAAGGCTTACCAAAACAATCGCCAAAACGAGTTACCCTTCAGCTCGAAAAAACCAAAAGTTCCACATTTCCAAATTGCCGTTGGTGTTGTTTTTAACGATGCAGGCCAAATACTCATCAACCGGAGACCCGATGAAGGGCTTTTGGGTGGTTTGTGGGAATTTCCCGGTGGTAAACAAGAACTTTCTGAAAGTTTGGAGGAGACTTGTAAACGAGAATTGGCGGAGGAACTGGGCATCGAGGTGTCCATTCGGCAAAAATTGGTCGTCGTTAACCACGCCTATACGCATTTTAAAATCACACTACATGCTTTTTTATGTACCTTAAGCAAAGGTGATCCCATTTCAACAAATGGACAGCCCATTCAGTGGGTCAAGGAGTCTGAACTTGATCAGTTTGCTTTTCCGAAGGCCAACAACAAGGTGATTGACGCCCTAAAAACCCGAAAAATCACCCCCACTTTTTTCGACGAAACCCAATTATAA